The Terriglobus roseus region CGAACAGTTGCATCTGATCGCGCGGGGCCGCTTGTTCCGCGCGCAGTTGCAGCGTGGCAATCATTGTGGGGTCGATTGTTACGAGGTTATCCGCTGCATGCAGAGCCAGCGGCATCAAGGCCATCATTGCACCGCAGCATGCGGCGGCGCGGAGTCGCGAGGGAAGCGAATGGGGAATTGCGTGAGACCGGAACTGCGAGGGCACTGCGAACTGCATAGCACACCTCCCCAAAGCCGGGGCACATACGGAGGCCTACTTGGTCGTTCTTGTCAGGATTTGCAGCCGCTGCTGCGCCTGCCATTCCTGATCCGGATACTTACCACCAGACTGTGACAGAAACTGGCGGTATGCATCTGCCGCCTGCTTCGTGTGATGCAGAGTATCATGCGCCGTTGCCGCCAGAAATGTAAAGGGGGGAGATGAGGGTGCCAACGGTTCCCGGATGGCTAGCGCTTTCAGAACCGTGACGGCGTCCTTGTTCGAGGAGGCTGCGAACGCCAGTTCTCCTGCTGCCTGCGCCAAAGCAGCCTTGGAAGGGAATTTATCCGATTGGGAGACGGCCTTCTGGAGCAGCGGTTCGGCTTCCGGAGAGCGCCGGAGTCGGATCAAGGTGTCCGCTGCCTCCGACATGAGCGTTACATCGTCAGGCGAGGTTTTCAGGAGAGCTGTGTAGATGGGCTCGGCCTTTTCCGGGGCACCTGCGGCGGAGTACGCTCGCGCGAGGAGCATGGCTACGGCTACGTTTTCGGGCTCGTCTGCATGGAGCGATTGCAGTGCGGGCAATGCCGTTTCCGGCTTTCCTTGCAGCAGTTGTTCCGATGCACGTTCGGCCATGAGGGCGTGGTTGCCGGGATGCTGTGCGTGTGCGCTGGTCAACACCTGGTCGGCCTGGGCGAATTTCTTTTGTTGGGTAAGCGCTCGGGCGTAACCCATGGCCACGTCGACGCTGGCGGGATTGAGCGAGAATGCGTGGGAGTAGGCCTGTTCCGCGGCTGCGTCGTCACCCATGGCTTCTGCGATTTCGGCGGCGGTGGCGGCATCGTCTGGTGTTTCAGGTGTGTACTTCAGGGCCGAGAGCAGATCGTTGCGCGCCATGGTTGGGTTCGATTTGAGATCGATTTCCGCGAGGGCTCGCCAGGCGCGTGCCAGCAGGTCCTTTTCTGCGCTTTCGATCTTTGTTGCGGAACGTAGTTGATCTTCGGCCTTTGCCGTTTCGCCCATGCGTGCGTAGAGCAAACCCAACGATACGTGTGCACCTGCGTCGTCGTTCTTCAGTGCGATGGATTTAGCGTAGGCCGCGGCGGCTTCTGCGTCGTGGTTGAGAGCATCTTGCGCGAATCCCAGGTCATAGAAGACGCGGGCGTTGGCCTGCGACTCGGTTGCCAGCGGCGTTAGCAATGTGACTGCGTCGGCGTACTTGGCGTTGGCGATGGCGTCTTCTGCCTTGGCAAGCGTTGCCTGCGAAGCGGAGGGCGCAGCTTGCTCTTGCGGCACTGCGGATGTGGTGCCGGGAGGCATTTCCATTTGCGCTGCTACGGGAAGGGAGAGCAGCAAGGCTGCCGCGAGAATCTTCATGCTACTGCGCCTTCCAATACGGGTTTCAGGAAGCGTCCGGTGTAGGACTCGGGGACACGCGCGATCTCTTCCGGTGTGCCGACTGCTACAACCTGGCCTCCGGCGGAGCCGCCTTCCGGGCCCATGTCGATGATCCAGTCGGCGCTCTTGATGATGTCCATGTTGTGCTCGATGACGAGCAGCGAGCCGCCACCGTCGATCAGCTTGCGGAAGGCTTGCAGCAGTGTTGCTACGTCAGCGAAATGCAGGCCGGTTGTTGGTTCGTCGAGGATGTAGAGTACTCGGCTTGCGGCCTTCTTCGTTTCACCACGTGGTGAGGTGGAACGGATGTTCGCGAGGTGAGAGGCGAGCTTTACACGCTGCGCTTCACCGCCGGAGAGTGTTGTTGCCGACTGTCCGAGACGGACGTAGCCGAGGCCCACTTCTTCGAGGACCTGCAAGCGATCCACGATCTTCGGATTGCCCGCGAAGTAGTGAACTGCGTCACGCACGGTCATGTTCAGCACGTCGTGGATGTTGCGGTTTTTGTACTTGATATCGAGGATGCCGGGCTTGTAACGGGTGCCGTTGCATTCTTCGCAGGGGAGTTCGACGTCGGCGAGGAACTGCATTTCGACGGTGACGGTGCCGTCGCCTTCGCAGGTATCGCAGCGGCCTCCGGGGACGTTGAAGCTGAATGATCCTGCGGTGTAGCCCTTGCGACGTGCATCCGGTTGCGACGCGAATAGTTCGCGGATGGCGTCGAAGGCCTTGATGTAAGTGACAGGGTTGGAGCGCGGTGTGCGGCCGATGGGCGATTGGTCTACGAGGACGACTTCGCGGATGAAGTGTGTTCCTGTGATCTCGCGATAGAGCTGCTGGACGTCGCTGCTTACGCCTTCTACGCCGAGGGAAAATTCAAGCGCGCGATGGAGCACCTGGTGGACGATGGTGCTCTTACCGGAGCCGCTGACGCCGGTGACGACAGTTAACATTCCTAACGGAATTTCGATGTCGACACCGCGCAGGTTGTGAATGCGTGCGCCCTTGAGCTTGAGCATCTCGCGTGTGGGTTCGCGGCGCTCGGCGGGGACGGGGATGCGGGAGCGGCCGGAGAGATACTTGCCGGTGATGGAGTGGTCGTCTTTGCGAATTTCTGCGACGGTTCCGGTTGCGAGTAGTTGACCGCCGAGTTCGCCTGCGCCGGGGCCTAGATCGATGAGCCGGTCGGCGCTGGTGATGACGTCGGGATCGTGCTCTACGACGAGGATGGTGTTGCCGAGGTCGCGGAGTTCGTGAAGGATCTTAACCAATTTGGCGGTGTCGCGCGAGTGCAGGCCGATGGAGGGTTCGTCGAGCACGTAGAGAGCGCCGACGAGGCGTGAGCCTAGTGACGTTGCGAGTTGGATGCGCTGCGATTCGCCACCGCTTAGCGTGGAGGAGAGGCGGTCGAGCGTGAGGTACTCAAGGCCTACCTGTTCGAGGAAGCTGATGCGTTGGCGAACTTCTTCGAGGATCTTTCCGGCGATTTCGGTTTGTGCTGGTGACAGCTTTAGTCCGTCGAAGAAGGCTCGGGCTGCACTGATAGTTAGACCTGCGGCTTCGCAGATGTTCTTTTCGTTCAGCAGAACTGCGCGTGCTTCTGCACGCAGGCGTTGGCCACGGCAGTCGGGGCATGGGGCGTAGCCGCGGTACTTGGATAGAAAGACGCGGACGTGCAGCTTGTACTTCTTCGTATCGAGCAAGCGGAAGAAGCCTCGGATGCCGGGGAAGCCGGTGCCGCCATCCCAGATGGCGTTTTGCTGCGCTGGTGTCAGGTCGTACCAGGGTGTTTTCAGCGGGATGTTGTTGGCCTGCGCGAAGCGCTTCATCACGCCGTGGTATTCGCGGTACTTTGGCTTCGTCCACGGATCGATTGCGCCTTCATCCAGCGTCTTTGACTTGTCGGGGATGATGAGGTCGGGATCGAAGTCGATGGTGTTGCCGAAGCCCTGGCAGCGCGGGCATGCGCCGTATGGGTTGTTGAAGCTGAAGAGACGCGGCTCCGGGTCGCGATAGGCGCGATGGCAGTTCACGCACTCGAATGCGGCAGAGAAGCGGAGGCGCTTTGGTTCGCTTTCATCGCGAGGTGCAGTGAGGAAGACAATCTCACCGCTTTCGCGATAGCCGGTTTCAATGGCGTCGACGATGCGCGAACGTACGTCCGCGCTCACGCTGAGGCGGTCGGCGAGGACGTAAATTGGCTCGCTGAAGTTGAGTTCGAGCAGTGATTCCGGGGTGGAGAACTCTACGATGTTGCCGTTTTGGAAGAGGCGATTGAAGCCCCGGCGGCGCAGTTCCACGAGCCGTTCTTTTAACGGTTCAGAAGGATCGACGATCGTCTGCTCTGCGGCCTTTGTTTTCTTGGTTGCTACCTTCTTTGGTTTCGGCTTTGGAGCTTCTTCCTCGACAGGGAGTGCGAACTCCTGCATGGGCTCCAACACGACTTCGCGCCGGATGATGGGGAACAGCGCGTAGAGACGTGCGCCTTCTTCCATTGCAAGCACGGCAGCGGCGATCTCATCGACCGTGTCGCGCTTGACGATGCCGCCGCAGTGAATGCAGGTGACTGTTCCGCAACGCGCGTACAGCAGTCGCATGTAGTCGTAGATTTCTGTTGCGGTGGCTACGGTTGAGCGCGGATTGCGTGTCTGATTTTTCTGCTTGATGGCGATGGCCGGAGCGAGGCCGTCCATGTGTTCGACATCGGGCTTTTCGATGCGCTCCAGAAACTGACGTGCGTATGCAGAGAGTGACTCCACATAGCGGCGCTGTCCTTCGGCGTACACCGTGTCAAACGCAAGCGAACTCTTACCTGAGCCCGACACACCACTCACGACGGTGAGCATGTTGTGCGGGATGTTGACGTCGATGCCCTTGAGATTATGCGTGCGTGCGCCACGGATCACGATGTGATCGTTGGGGGATACTGCTTTTTGTTCCACTGCGACGCTGCCCTCTTGATCAGAGTGAAGCGGAGTGGATGGACCTGTTTTCTTTTCAGGCGCCACGAACTTCTCCTTCAGATGCAGACGACGCTGTTTCTTCCTGCGGCCAGATCATCTCTGCCAGCAGCAGCACGGCGCCTACGCAGATGGCCGAATCTGCAACGTTGAAGTCTGGCCAGTGGTAGGTGCCGATGTGTACTTCGAGGAAGTCCACCACGTAATGCAGCACGGCGCGGTCGTACAGATTGCCGATTGCTCCACCGAGAATCAAGGCGAAGCCAACGCTTGCGGCAGACCACGTCTTGCCATAGCGCCACAGCAGGAACGTGATGCCAAGGGTTACCAGCAGCGAAAACACCACAAGCCCAAGACGCACCGCCATGGGAGAAGCCGAATCCGCGAACATGGAGAACGCCGCGCCGGTGTTCAACACATGCGTGATCCGAAACACCTTCGGGATTACGATGATGCCGGTGCCGCTTTCAATGTGTGTCGCGACAACAATCTTCGTGATGCGGTCCAGCACGATGACGGCGACTGCGATAAGCAGCAGCCACCATCGCGCGTCACGCGATGTCCTGGATTTGGAATGCAGTATCTCGCTCAAGACATTTACTCCTGTGCGTAGGGTTGAAAGGCGATCTTCTCCAGCGCGTCGGCGCAGCGGGCGCACACGGTGGGATAGCGGCCTTCGTCGCCAACGTCATCGGTGTAGCGCCAGCAGCGTTCGCAGCGTGTTCCTTCGGCCTTAACAAAACGAGCCTGCAGCGGCGCGTTATCTACTTCCTTCAGGACAACCTGCGATACGCCGAACAGCTCTGGCAACTGACGCTCATACTTCGACAACGCAGCGGCGATTTCGCCCGCTGGCACCTCGACTTCAATGCGAGCTTCGAGTGCTTTGCCGATCTCCTTTGCCGCGCGTGCAGCTTCCAGGACCTTCAGAGCAGCTTCACGGACGGTGCGGATTTGTGCCATGTCCTTCAACAGTTCAGACGAAGCAGGGGCGAGATCAGAAGCAGAGGGGAACTCTGCGATATGAACGCTCTTGGCGCGACCAGCTACCTCTGGCAGATAGCCCCACACCTCATCCGCGGTGAAGGAGAGGATGGGAGCGATCAAGCGCACGAGGGTTTCGGTGATCTTCCATACCGCAGTCTGCGCGCTCAAACGACGCGTATCCTTCGGAGCCAGCGTGTAGAGGCGGTCCTTCAGTACGTCGAGGTAGAAGGCTGACAGTTCCGAGTTGCCGAACTCGTTCAGTGCATGGAAGACGCGATGGAATTCGAATTCGTCGTATGCCTTGCGAACCTTCTCGACGAGCTCGGATGCGCGCGCCAGCATGTACTGATCAAGCGCCTCCATCTGATCCCATGCCACTTCGTCGGTCGCTGGAACGAAACCGTCGAGGTTGGCGAGAAGGAACCGGAAGGTGTTGCGCAGCTTGCGATAGATCTCTTCCGCAAGGCGCTTCATCAGAGGGACGGATGCGATGACGTCTTCGCGGAAATCGACCGATGCGACCCAAAGACGAACGATGTCGCCGCCGAGTTCGTCCATCACCTTAACGGGATCGACGCCGTTGCCGAGCGACTTCGAAAAGGCACGACGCTGCTCATCCAGTGTCCAACCGGATGTGGCTACGTACTTGTACGGTGCGACGCCGCGGATACCAACGCTGGCAAGCAGCGACGAATGGAACCATCCGCGATGCTGATCACCGCCTTCGGTGTACATGTCAGCGGGGAAGCGAAGTTCCGGTTCGGTTTCGAGCACGGCATGCCACGATGAACCCGATTCGAACCAGACGTCGAGGATGTCCATCTCTTTGCGGAACTCTGTGTTGCCGCACTTGCAAGTTGTTCCTGCGGCCAGGAGTTCTTCGGCGCTGTACTTGTACCAGGCGTCGGCGCTTTCGGCTTCGAACTTCTTCACGATGGACGCGTTGATGGCGGCATCGTTCAACGGCTCATGACATTTTTGGCAGAGGAACACGGCGATGGGCACGCCCCAGATGCGCTGACGGCTGACGCACCAGTCAGGACGCGTGGCGATCATGTTGCTGATGCGTTCCTGGCCCCATGCGGGGTCCCATGTGACCTTGGCGATTTCATCGAGAGCGCTTTGGCGGAAGGTGCGGCCATCGGGCATCTGCGTTTCCATGCCGATGAACCACTGTTCCGTGGCGCGATAGATCACGGGCCGGTGGCAGCGCCAGCAATGCGGGTAGCTGTGATGGGTTTCGCCCTGCGCCATGAGCATGCCGCGATCCTTCAGCAGCTCGATGATGGGCGCGTTTGCCTTGTGGACGTTGAGGTTGTCGTATTCGGGCAGACCGTTGCGGAGGCGTCCTGCTTCATCAACGTCGCACGCCTGACTCAACGCATATTTCTTGCCGGTGGCAAAGTCGTCCGGGCCGTGCGCTGGCGCGGTATGAACGCCGCCGGTGCCTTGTTCGGTGGTGACGTACTCCGCCATGACGCCGAGGATTTCGCGCGGCAGGAAGGGGTGCGCAAAGGTTGCGCGCTCCAACTTTTGGCCATGGAAGCGTGCGAGGATTTCAAACGCAGGCAACTGCGCCGCAGTACTCAGCGACTCAAGCAGATCCATTGCAACGATGTACACGTTGCCTTTGCCCCATGTGGCGTTGTCTTCTGCAATCTGGATGGCCGCGTATTCAAACTCGGGATGGAAGGCGATGGCGAGCGATGCTGGCAGCGTCCACGGAGTGGTGGTCCAGATGAGGCCGAATACATTGAGGTTCGCCAGCGCGGGATCAATCTTCTCCGGAGCGGAGGTCAGCGGATAGCGCACGTAAACGCTGGGCGACGTGTGCATTTCGTACTCGACTTCCGCCTCAGCGAGCGCGGTTTTGTCGTGCATGCACCAGTAGACGGGGCGCAAACCCTTGTAGACGAAGTTCTTCTCGAAGAAGGCGTAGAAGGTTTCCAGGATGCGCGCTTCGTAGCCGAAGCTCATCGTGAGATAAGGATTGTCCCAGCGGCCTAGCACGCCCATGCGGACGAACTGCGACTTCTGCAGATCGACGTACTTCTGCGCATATTCGCGACACTGCTGGCGGACGGTCAACGCGTCCATTTCCAGCTTCTTGCGGCCGAGCTGCTCGTCGACTTTGATTTCGATGGGCAGGCCGTGGCAGTCCCAGCCGGGGACGTAAGGTGCGTCGAAACCGGCCATGGTCTTCGACTTCACAACGAAATCTTTAATGCACTTGTTCAGCGCATGGCCGAGGTGGATGGCGCCATTGGCATACGGCGGGCCGTCATGCAGGATGTATTTTTCGCGGCCTTCGCGGCTCTGGCGGATTTGACCGTACAGGTCGGAGTCGGTCCATCCCTGCAGGCGCGCCGGTTCATTGCCGGGCAGGTTGGCCTTCATGGGGAAGGCGGTTTTGGGCAAGTTCAGCGTATCTTTCAACTGAACGGGCAACTGCTGCGGCGTATTCGCCTGATCCATCCTGTTCCTCGTGGGCCCTGGCTTTGACGCACCAGCACTTACGGCCAGTCGCTCCCGTCACAGCGCCCAAACTTCTATTGTAAGCGGTGTTGTGTCATCGCCGGAACAATGGGAACTTCTGCATTCCACACTTCGTATTTCCGCGTTGTGACTTATGCGGGGTTTCGCGCGTCAAACAGGTACACGACAGTTGGCGCTGTTGTGTGCCCGGACCTGACGCCGGGGTATTCGCTTTTGTACAATGCGGACGGACGCCAAAGACGCCGCACCCTGGCTTGTGTACTCTGAAATCCGGCCACTGATTTTGTGAGCCGGAGGATCAAAACGAATCCGGAGCACCGGCCACAGAAAGTTTTCCGCACGCGGTTGAGGCGTGCCGAGTGATAGAGATCAAGAGGCGATGGCGACAATACTTCAGGAACCGCCCACAGAACATAGCCGCCGTACCGACGCCGGACCGAACCTCGGCGAACCGGAAGAGTTGAAATCTACCAGCCCGTTCACGTCGCTGGTGGACAACATTAAGGACGTCTTCTTTCCGGAGAAGCTTCCGCCGCTTGTTCTTGAATCGCAGCCGATCGCCGTCGATAACCCGATGGACGTCAAGCGCGATCCGAAGTCGACGGCGGTGGCTGTCGTTGTCCACGCGCTTATCTTCCTTCTGATCTGGTACATCGGCAAGAAGGTCATCACTGTTGTGGTGGCCAAGAAGCCGCAGCTTACCCAAGTTTCATTTGACACACCGGCACCCCAGCCTCCGATCAAGGCACCTGCCAAGCAGGCCATGGGTGGTGGTGGCGGTGCTCACGATATTGCTCCGGTGACGCAGGGACGTCTGCCGAAGTTTGAGGCGCACCCGATTGTGCCGCCTTCGAATCCACCGAAGATTGAGCCGAAGCTCACCGTGGATCCTTCCATCAACGTGCAGACGGACCTGCACATGACGAACAACAACATGCCGAACCTGGGCATTCCGAATGCGCCGAATGTTGGCGTGGCATCGCTGGGCAATGGCAGTGGTGGTGGTTTGGGCAGCGGCAACGGCAATGGTCTTGGACCTGGCAGCGGTGGCAATACCGGTGGCGGTGCTTACCGCATTGGTGGCGATGTTTCTGCTCCTGTGCTGATCTACCAGGTGGATCCGGAGTTCAGTGAAGAAGCTCGCAAGGCGAAGTTCCAGGGTGAGGTGCTGGTGCACCTGATTGTGGATGCGCAGGGTCGGCCTACGAACGTGAAGGTGATTCGTCCGGTGGGTATGGGACTGGATGAGAAGGCACGCGAGGCAGTGGCGCAGTACAAGTTCCGTCCGGCTCGTAAGGGCGGTCAGCCTGTGCCGGTGGAACTGAATGTGGCTGTGAACTTCCAGATCTTCTAACGAAGTTCAGAAACGAAATAAGAATGCCCGCTTCCTCTGGATGCGGGCATTTCTTTTGCTTTGAGCGCTTATCCGAAGAGTGAGTATTGGCCGTCTTTATCTGGTTCTGCTTCTGCTGCTTCTGCAATGGGAGCGGGTGTCTCTGTGGTGGTTGTGTAGGGCCACCAGATGAGGCGATCCATCAGCGGGTAGAAGAGAGCGAGATGAATTGGGGTTTCCGGCGGTAGAGTGAGGCGGCGGACTTCGGCGTAGGTGCGGAGTTGCGCTTCGTAGGCGGCGCGTTCTTCTGCAAGATAGGCGTTGCGGGTGGACTCGGTTTCGTTGGGACCGGTGCGGTCGCCGGTTTTGAAGTCGATGATCCAGAAGACGTCGTCGCCGGATTGATTTGGTTCTTGTCCGGCGAAGAAGCTGCGGTCGAGACGGATGCGTGTTTCTGAACCGGCGTCGCCGGTGTGCCATGCCGACTCACCGGAGGCGGCGGTGTGTGGCGTGAGTATCCAGCGACCCTCTGGACTTTGCAGTGTGGCCGTGAGGGCTCGGAGGACTGTGCCTGAGGCTCGTTCCACTACTGAGGGTGGTAGCGAGCCTGCGCGAAGCGTGGCGCGGACGGCGGGTTGCCAGGATTGCACTGTGTGGAGCAGGGAGTGTGCGGCTTCGGCGACGGTTTCGCCGGTAGCGGTTCGTGTTGCGAGTTCGTTGGAGAGGCGGTCTACAAACGCGTGGATGGCGTTGCCGACGGCTCGTGCTCCAAAGGTTCCGGCTGGGCGAGCGAATGGTTGCGGGGCGGGAGTGTCGTCTGCGCTCGCAGGCATTGTCGCGCGGAGACGTTCTACGGCGTGAACGTCCGATGGAAGGCGCTGGATGTTTGGGAGCTGGACTTCACGCGCTGTTTTGGGAGCGGGGAACGGGATGAGTTCTGCTGCCGCTGCGAGGGCGATTGTTTCCGCTTCTGCTTCTTCTGTTTTTTCGGCTTCGGTGACGACGGGGATGACGACGTAGTTCTGCGCGGCTGGCCACGCTGCTTTCAGAAGCGTGCCGGCGCGGTTGATGATTTCGCCCTTTTGAGAGAGCTCTGGCGAGGCGAGGAGATGCAACGAGGTGCGAGCGCGTGTGACGGCTACGTAGAAGAGTCGCTTGATTTCAGCGTAGGTTCGCGCGCGTTTGCGGGTGCGGATGAAGTTCAATAACGCGCCGGGCTCGCCACCTTTGCCGGGGAGGGGCGCCATGAGGACGTCGCCGGAGCCGTCCTCGCCTCGTGTGGGTAGTTCAAGCCATTCCAGTGCGGAGTACGTATCGCGCGTGGGAACGCGGTGAAGGCCGGGGACGATGACGGTGTCCCATTCGAGGCCCTTAGCGCGGTGGATGGTCATGATGTCGATGGCGTCGGGCGCGTTGCCGGAGCGTGCGAAGAGACGGTCGAGGCGTCGGTTGAGGTGAGGCAGAGTGAATGCCTCGCCCTCTGATTCCATGGCGTCGAGAACGCGCAGATAGTCCGCTACGTTTTCGCGTTCGGTGGGTGTTAGATAGAGGTCGCCGCCGAGAGAACGCCATGTGCGTTCCACGCGGTCTGCGAGCGATTCCGTGCCCGTGTGACGGAGCGCTCCGTCGAGAATGTCGAGCGTGCGGATGACGCGTTCTTTTGCTTGTTCCGGAAGAGCTTCTGCGCGTTCACGCAAACGGTGGCGCAATGATTCTTTGCGATGTTCGGGATGATCACCCGCAGCGAGCGTGTGCAGGTGTGCGAGTTCAATGCCGCACCACGGAGCGCGCAGAAGCGCCAGCCATGCGATGCGATCGGCCGGATGGAGCAGGGCACGCGTGATGGCGACGAGATCGAGAACTTCCTGTTGCTCTGCGAGGGGCTTGAGATCGACGGCGCGATAGGGGATGCCTGCTCTTTCAAGCTGCTTCGCAATCTCGATGACGTGATTGCGAGCGCGCGTTAGAACAGCTGCTTTGAAAGGGAATTCTTTGGTATCGCCATCGTCGATGCGACGCTGTTTTTCCTGCTGCCATGCAGCACGCGCGGCCTTCACCACTGCGAGCGTTTCGCGAGCTTCGCGGCGGATGGCGAAGCGGCGGTTGCGGCGATTTTCTGCGAGATCGGAAGAGGTGGGAACGGCCTCGATGGTCCAGTCCATACCTTCGCCGGGTTGTGCGGGATTGGCGGCGGTTGCGTCGTGAAATACGACGTCGCCGTCGGCGGGATGGTCCGAAGGGAAGATGGCGCGGAAGGTTTCATTGAACTGCGAAACGATGTGGCCGCCGGAACGGAAGTTGGTTGTCAGCGGCAGAACTTGAAGAGGGATGTCGCCCAATCTTGCATCGGACATGCACTTTTGGAAGCGGTCCACGCGGGCCTGACGAAAGAGATAGATGCTCTGCTTGGGATCGCCGACGAGGAAGACAGTCTGGCTGCGGCCATCCCATCCTGCGGTGAGTTGTTCCAGAAGGTCGTATTGACCCGAGGAGGTGTCCTG contains the following coding sequences:
- a CDS encoding UvrD-helicase domain-containing protein is translated as MIVPFPTAAPSQQIADLREREAALDITSSCIVEAPAGSGKTGLLIQRFLKLLGTVDDPAEVLALTFTTKATAEMVERVLKALRSASIATEPPTNEFALLTHQLAEAALQRDRERGWRILDRPHLLNIRTIDSLCALIVQALPITSGGMSSVSPVTDPRPFYLQAAHAVMMRFGGGDPVLDAAIETVLLHRDGDLPFCERVLADMLATRDQWGSLIPLGERLTEEHLENVTLPRLNASLRRTIEAALAEACEGFDDDTLNEIARIAERHAFEPGYKDEPNPLLPCAGRQNRPGSTVDDLQHWQALARLMLKADGFRAAFSVNHIGTKLFKDDADRLKTILEEIACDELFRRVDAVRAFAPEATYPEDQWRVSKALFRLLEHALVELKLLFAREEVCDFTEIALSARAALQTQESGLLEVFGTRLRHLLVDEMQDTSSGQYDLLEQLTAGWDGRSQTVFLVGDPKQSIYLFRQARVDRFQKCMSDARLGDIPLQVLPLTTNFRSGGHIVSQFNETFRAIFPSDHPADGDVVFHDATAANPAQPGEGMDWTIEAVPTSSDLAENRRNRRFAIRREARETLAVVKAARAAWQQEKQRRIDDGDTKEFPFKAAVLTRARNHVIEIAKQLERAGIPYRAVDLKPLAEQQEVLDLVAITRALLHPADRIAWLALLRAPWCGIELAHLHTLAAGDHPEHRKESLRHRLRERAEALPEQAKERVIRTLDILDGALRHTGTESLADRVERTWRSLGGDLYLTPTERENVADYLRVLDAMESEGEAFTLPHLNRRLDRLFARSGNAPDAIDIMTIHRAKGLEWDTVIVPGLHRVPTRDTYSALEWLELPTRGEDGSGDVLMAPLPGKGGEPGALLNFIRTRKRARTYAEIKRLFYVAVTRARTSLHLLASPELSQKGEIINRAGTLLKAAWPAAQNYVVIPVVTEAEKTEEAEAETIALAAAAELIPFPAPKTAREVQLPNIQRLPSDVHAVERLRATMPASADDTPAPQPFARPAGTFGARAVGNAIHAFVDRLSNELATRTATGETVAEAAHSLLHTVQSWQPAVRATLRAGSLPPSVVERASGTVLRALTATLQSPEGRWILTPHTAASGESAWHTGDAGSETRIRLDRSFFAGQEPNQSGDDVFWIIDFKTGDRTGPNETESTRNAYLAEERAAYEAQLRTYAEVRRLTLPPETPIHLALFYPLMDRLIWWPYTTTTETPAPIAEAAEAEPDKDGQYSLFG